The following proteins are encoded in a genomic region of Candidatus Manganitrophaceae bacterium:
- a CDS encoding ABC transporter ATP-binding protein encodes MIQVETLWKVYKAGEVELPALRGVSFSVARGEFVALMGPSGSGKSTLMHLLGCLDRPTRGRYLLDGVDIGGLKPNDLARIRNQKIGFVFQGFNLLSRTTALENVELPMIYTGDSAAPHARAQAALERVGLGDRLYHYPNQLSGGQQQRVAIARALVMHSPLILADEPTGNLDTRTSVEIMALFQELNEGGMTLILVTHEPDIAQYASRIIRFRDGEIQSDLPVEGRAIAKEALKLIVAEAGSV; translated from the coding sequence CTGATTCAGGTCGAGACACTCTGGAAGGTTTATAAAGCCGGAGAGGTGGAGCTTCCTGCGCTGAGGGGGGTTTCCTTTTCGGTGGCCCGAGGGGAATTTGTTGCGTTGATGGGACCGTCCGGTTCGGGGAAATCGACGTTGATGCACCTCTTAGGTTGTCTCGATCGCCCGACCCGCGGGCGCTATCTTTTGGATGGGGTCGATATCGGCGGGCTGAAGCCGAATGATCTCGCCCGGATCCGAAATCAAAAAATCGGTTTTGTCTTCCAGGGATTCAATCTCCTCTCCCGAACGACTGCCCTTGAGAATGTCGAGCTCCCGATGATTTATACCGGCGATTCGGCCGCTCCCCACGCGCGCGCGCAAGCGGCGCTGGAGCGGGTTGGATTGGGAGACCGGCTCTATCATTATCCGAACCAGCTCTCGGGAGGGCAGCAGCAGCGGGTGGCGATCGCCCGGGCGTTGGTGATGCACTCTCCGCTCATTTTGGCCGATGAGCCGACCGGAAACCTCGACACCCGCACGTCGGTCGAGATCATGGCGCTCTTTCAAGAACTGAATGAGGGGGGGATGACCCTCATTCTGGTGACGCATGAGCCCGACATCGCGCAGTACGCCTCCCGGATCATCCGCTTCCGGGATGGAGAGATCCAGAGCGATCTGCCGGTGGAAGGGCGGGCGATCGCGAAAGAGGCCTTGAAGTTGATTGTGGCGGAGGCCGGCTCGGTTTGA
- a CDS encoding sulfite exporter TauE/SafE family protein, with protein sequence MEYLILFLMSLAASLHCVGMCGGIAAMHDRWTVSNHRKRFYRFLYHGGRIGTYLCLGGFFGALGALSQGAQRGLALITGTFIVWTAVQALSPSPSGGLALPGTFFGSLFAAIRSRPGGIGSLCFGIFHGLLPCSLVYAFAAKAASSGSIPSALLTMIAFGLGTVPALLFSSSMIQRLSPRLRLYAVSAGSLSILFLGVVTLLRGFSPLHAGHG encoded by the coding sequence ATGGAGTATCTGATCTTATTCCTGATGAGCCTCGCCGCTTCCCTTCACTGTGTCGGGATGTGCGGCGGGATTGCTGCAATGCACGACCGATGGACCGTCTCCAATCATCGGAAAAGGTTTTACCGCTTCCTCTACCATGGCGGCCGGATCGGAACCTATCTCTGCTTGGGGGGTTTCTTCGGTGCCCTGGGAGCCCTCTCGCAGGGCGCGCAGCGCGGGCTGGCGCTCATTACCGGGACCTTCATCGTCTGGACGGCCGTTCAAGCGCTGTCGCCTTCTCCCTCGGGCGGACTTGCTCTGCCGGGGACGTTTTTCGGATCGCTCTTTGCTGCGATCCGAAGCCGTCCCGGGGGGATCGGCTCCCTCTGTTTCGGGATCTTTCACGGTCTCCTTCCCTGTTCCTTGGTGTATGCGTTTGCAGCCAAGGCGGCGAGCAGCGGATCGATCCCCTCGGCCCTTCTCACGATGATCGCCTTCGGATTGGGAACAGTGCCGGCCCTTCTTTTCTCGTCGAGCATGATCCAACGGCTCTCTCCCCGGCTTCGCTTATATGCTGTTTCAGCAGGGAGCCTCTCCATTTTGTTCCTCGGCGTGGTGACGCTCCTGCGCGGCTTTTCCCCTCTACATGCAGGCCATGGATGA
- a CDS encoding GGDEF domain-containing protein, with the protein MQPNEPNFDYQEILFATVSVLLITLIGIAPWWVDYYETGSFFRTERDLFANLTSTSLNLIMVLSLIYFFSQRAQRQQSRNLELQRLAITDHLTQIHNARFFHQRLEKEVERASRQREVFSLLFFDIDGFKRYNDSYGHTAGDALLKDMGRIISEMIREGVDCGARYGGDEFSVILIDTDLAAGLEVGERIRLAFHQSQKYLSSLSMGAAAFKRGDSSDRLLKRADEAMYRAKRKGGNRIESEAGWSHSHYDKTA; encoded by the coding sequence ATGCAACCGAATGAACCGAACTTCGACTATCAAGAGATCCTCTTCGCGACGGTCAGCGTCCTTTTAATCACCCTGATCGGCATAGCACCCTGGTGGGTCGATTATTATGAGACCGGCTCTTTCTTCCGGACCGAACGAGATCTCTTCGCCAATCTCACCAGCACCTCTCTCAATCTCATCATGGTGCTCTCTTTGATTTACTTTTTTTCACAGCGGGCGCAGCGTCAGCAGTCTCGAAATTTAGAACTGCAACGGCTGGCGATCACCGACCATTTGACACAAATTCACAACGCACGCTTTTTCCATCAACGGCTTGAAAAAGAAGTGGAACGGGCGAGCCGGCAACGAGAGGTCTTCTCCCTTCTCTTCTTTGATATCGACGGGTTTAAGCGCTACAACGATTCCTACGGACACACCGCCGGCGATGCTCTTTTAAAGGACATGGGACGGATTATCTCGGAAATGATTCGGGAGGGGGTCGATTGCGGGGCACGTTACGGGGGGGATGAATTTTCGGTGATTTTGATCGATACCGATCTGGCGGCGGGGCTGGAAGTCGGCGAGCGGATCCGTCTTGCCTTCCATCAGAGCCAGAAATATCTCAGCTCCTTGAGCATGGGTGCGGCGGCTTTTAAACGTGGCGATTCATCCGACCGGCTCCTCAAGCGAGCGGACGAAGCGATGTATCGTGCGAAGCGGAAGGGAGGGAACCGGATCGAATCGGAGGCGGGATGGAGCCATTCCCACTACGATAAAACCGCTTAA
- a CDS encoding low affinity iron permease family protein produces the protein MQQKKEQCALADETFAEKKAGFTCRDLFRKFSNKTSQAVGSPASFIAAVVVLIFWAVSGPYFHFSDTWQLIINTGTTIITFLMVFVIQNTQNRDARAIHLKLDELIRSIDGARNWMIDLEEMSDEEIEVFRKEFQRFTRQSRRKKVGAIGERIGPKS, from the coding sequence ATGCAACAAAAGAAGGAGCAATGTGCGCTGGCGGACGAGACATTCGCTGAGAAGAAGGCGGGATTTACCTGTAGAGATCTCTTTCGAAAGTTCTCAAACAAAACGTCGCAGGCGGTCGGCTCGCCCGCTTCGTTCATTGCCGCCGTTGTCGTCCTCATTTTCTGGGCGGTCTCTGGACCCTACTTTCATTTTTCCGATACATGGCAGCTGATCATCAACACCGGGACGACGATTATTACATTTCTCATGGTCTTCGTCATTCAAAACACGCAGAACCGGGATGCACGTGCGATTCATTTAAAGCTCGATGAATTGATCCGAAGCATCGATGGCGCGCGAAATTGGATGATTGATTTAGAAGAGATGTCGGATGAAGAGATTGAAGTGTTCCGGAAAGAGTTCCAGCGCTTCACCCGGCAATCGCGCCGAAAAAAGGTCGGAGCGATAGGGGAGCGGATCGGACCGAAATCTTAA
- a CDS encoding CHAP domain-containing protein, whose amino-acid sequence MMKRLVLVFSMLAFGMAGLPLKVESAEVGSCGMVLATFAGVPAQSNLVDPDESCGGRATYGLQYQCVEYVRRFYHLVMGIETREGMMEKRWNGNANTYFKTAAQKGLDAFENGGPIPPKPNDILTFQGGPYGHVAIITVVADDHIEFVEQNFSPTGTGRLAYNPLTNRAENRRIGGELFTVDGWLRPHSDQPVLPPQGSAEAVSNHPR is encoded by the coding sequence ATGATGAAGCGGTTGGTCTTGGTCTTCTCTATGTTGGCGTTCGGGATGGCGGGTCTTCCACTTAAGGTGGAAAGCGCGGAGGTCGGCTCTTGCGGGATGGTCCTGGCGACCTTCGCGGGAGTTCCTGCCCAGTCAAACCTCGTTGATCCTGACGAGAGCTGCGGTGGACGGGCGACATATGGGTTGCAATACCAGTGCGTTGAGTATGTGCGCCGCTTTTATCACCTGGTGATGGGAATCGAGACACGGGAAGGAATGATGGAAAAGCGGTGGAACGGGAATGCCAATACCTATTTTAAAACCGCCGCGCAGAAGGGACTAGACGCCTTCGAAAACGGCGGCCCTATTCCCCCCAAACCAAATGATATTCTCACCTTCCAGGGGGGGCCCTATGGCCACGTCGCCATTATCACCGTGGTGGCCGACGACCATATTGAATTCGTCGAGCAAAACTTCTCTCCGACCGGCACCGGCCGCCTTGCTTATAATCCATTGACCAATCGGGCGGAAAACCGTCGGATCGGCGGCGAGCTGTTTACCGTCGACGGATGGCTCCGACCTCACTCCGACCAGCCGGTGCTGCCCCCTCAAGGGTCCGCGGAAGCGGTCTCCAATCATCCTCGATGA
- a CDS encoding TolC family protein: MCRNRWRLHGRWFGVLLFLFLSATVLFAEAPPSNRLTLDQAIDLALRFHPTLRTARATTQVQEARLGEARSDFYPKVDLTADYRRSTANFAPSSQTGSSLNRLAGLGTSNSSFDNYSSVLSLQQRIFDFGKTGATVESAREEVQASRWTEEATREDVVVNVKVAYFALLGTRYLVRVNEETVQQFEQHLEQAQGFFSIGTRPKFDVTKAEVDLTNARLNLIRAKNNAEVARVTLANAIGLPNQSIGELEDILNFKKFEVTEKEALEEAMSQRPELRSILATKRAAEASVRATQRAFFPVLSGTADYTYRGQDFPLIWNWDVGLNLTFPIFSGFLQKSQVAEARANLGTVFGNEELLRQNIFLEVRQTYLNLLEAEERVLTSNIVVRQAEENLELANGRFQAGVGTSVERTDAQVLLTNAKTTQIQSLYDYKVAVAHLEKAMGRP; this comes from the coding sequence GTGTGCCGTAATCGGTGGCGTCTCCATGGAAGATGGTTCGGCGTCCTTCTTTTTCTCTTTCTTTCAGCAACGGTTCTTTTTGCCGAAGCGCCTCCTTCGAATCGATTGACACTCGACCAAGCGATCGACCTGGCGCTCCGCTTTCATCCCACTCTCCGAACGGCCCGAGCGACCACCCAGGTCCAAGAGGCACGCTTGGGGGAAGCCCGCTCTGATTTTTATCCGAAGGTGGACCTGACCGCCGATTATCGACGCAGCACCGCCAACTTTGCACCGAGCTCTCAGACCGGCAGCAGCCTCAACCGGCTCGCCGGATTGGGAACCTCGAATAGCTCCTTTGATAATTACTCCTCCGTATTGTCGCTTCAGCAGCGGATCTTCGATTTCGGCAAGACCGGTGCGACGGTGGAGTCGGCGAGGGAAGAGGTTCAGGCGAGCCGTTGGACGGAGGAGGCGACCCGCGAAGATGTCGTCGTCAACGTCAAAGTCGCCTACTTCGCCCTCCTTGGGACCCGATATCTGGTTCGTGTGAATGAAGAGACGGTTCAGCAGTTCGAGCAACACCTGGAGCAGGCGCAAGGTTTTTTTTCGATCGGAACCCGGCCGAAGTTCGACGTGACGAAGGCGGAGGTCGATCTGACCAATGCGCGCTTGAACCTGATTCGGGCAAAGAACAATGCCGAGGTGGCCCGGGTGACCCTTGCGAACGCGATCGGACTTCCAAACCAGTCGATCGGGGAGCTGGAGGATATATTGAATTTTAAAAAGTTCGAGGTCACGGAAAAGGAAGCGCTCGAAGAAGCAATGAGCCAGCGCCCGGAGCTTCGGTCTATTCTGGCGACGAAGCGGGCGGCGGAAGCGTCGGTCCGCGCCACCCAACGGGCTTTCTTCCCGGTGCTCTCCGGCACGGCCGATTATACCTACCGGGGACAAGATTTCCCGCTGATTTGGAATTGGGATGTCGGTTTGAACCTGACCTTTCCGATCTTCTCCGGGTTCCTACAAAAGTCGCAGGTGGCGGAGGCCCGCGCCAACCTGGGGACCGTTTTTGGAAACGAAGAGCTGCTTCGTCAGAATATCTTTTTAGAAGTTCGACAGACCTATCTCAACCTTCTGGAGGCGGAAGAGCGGGTTCTCACGTCCAATATTGTGGTGCGTCAGGCGGAGGAAAATCTGGAGCTGGCTAATGGACGCTTTCAAGCCGGCGTCGGCACCTCGGTCGAACGGACCGATGCCCAGGTGTTGCTCACCAATGCGAAAACCACCCAGATCCAGTCGCTTTATGATTACAAGGTGGCGGTGGCTCACCTTGAAAAGGCGATGGGAAGGCCGTGA
- a CDS encoding cation-translocating P-type ATPase, protein MKTLLLCRHCRLPIRFPARSETDPFCCYGCRIAFHIVGEQGEGGEAAFQLAWLALGALLSMNIMTFSLLLYSGAVPPGMVPSFHFILFLLSTPLFLLLGAPFFNGLVRELQTGSFGMESLIASGAGAAYLYSTFAWITGREEVYFDTGTMILVLVTLGRLLEAVARAHAADGIKRLLSLTPLLATVRAGSTQIEKPAEKIQVGEEILIRPGGQIPVDGSVLEAGEGRATVDESMLTGEARPVEKGMGDAVYAATVNGESPLWIRATAPLADSLFSQMVRLMERAMMERGQMARLADRVSGQFVPLIFAIAGAVGLFWWRRAGGTTAFFHLLAVLLVACPCALGLAVPMAISVAVGRAAREGVLVRSAKAFELLPKIRSIFFDKTGTLTEGRPAFLAVLLAENSTTGSERLFSISAPLAFFSEHLLAKALCAEAAARDLRRVSVASFENRPGLGVCGEIEVEGIDQRVWMGSRRWMEENGLTLDAGLNRESSRAASEGKSLVFCGWKGRVQGAFLFSDRLRPETTEALSLLQAEPLSLHLLSGDQRAVAEEIGRLLPSLSICAERLPAEKRDEIRRAKGGGEIVAMVGDGINDAAALAEADVGIAVGSGSDVAKETADVSLVHTDLRKIAWLISFSKRASRIMHQNLFWAFFYNGIGVALAAMGLLRPLLAALAMVFSSLLVIGNSLRLKSFPPAPETLEVKRPGACPPLD, encoded by the coding sequence GTGAAGACCCTCCTTCTCTGCCGGCATTGCCGGCTGCCGATCCGATTTCCGGCTCGATCCGAAACCGATCCTTTTTGCTGCTACGGCTGCAGGATCGCGTTCCACATTGTCGGAGAACAGGGAGAGGGGGGAGAAGCCGCCTTTCAACTCGCCTGGTTGGCGCTTGGTGCCCTTCTTTCGATGAACATCATGACCTTCAGCCTCTTGCTCTATTCTGGAGCGGTCCCACCCGGAATGGTCCCTTCTTTCCACTTCATCCTCTTCCTCCTTTCGACGCCGCTCTTTCTATTGCTCGGCGCCCCCTTTTTCAATGGGCTCGTTCGTGAGCTACAGACCGGCTCCTTCGGGATGGAGAGCTTAATCGCCTCGGGCGCCGGTGCGGCCTACCTCTACTCCACATTCGCTTGGATCACCGGTCGGGAAGAGGTTTACTTCGATACCGGAACAATGATTTTGGTTCTGGTGACGCTCGGGCGTCTGCTTGAAGCGGTTGCGCGCGCCCATGCGGCGGATGGCATCAAGCGTCTCCTCTCCCTTACCCCGCTGCTTGCAACGGTGCGCGCGGGATCCACGCAGATTGAAAAACCGGCCGAGAAGATTCAGGTGGGAGAAGAAATTTTGATACGGCCCGGCGGGCAGATTCCGGTCGATGGATCGGTGCTGGAGGCGGGAGAAGGGAGAGCGACCGTCGATGAGTCGATGTTGACCGGCGAGGCGCGGCCGGTCGAGAAGGGGATGGGGGATGCGGTCTATGCGGCGACGGTCAACGGCGAGAGCCCCTTATGGATTCGCGCGACCGCCCCGCTGGCCGACTCCCTCTTCAGTCAGATGGTGCGGCTGATGGAGCGGGCGATGATGGAGCGGGGTCAGATGGCGCGGCTCGCCGACCGTGTCTCGGGACAGTTTGTTCCCTTGATTTTTGCGATCGCCGGCGCGGTCGGTCTTTTTTGGTGGCGACGGGCCGGTGGAACGACGGCTTTCTTTCATCTCTTGGCGGTATTGCTGGTCGCCTGTCCCTGCGCGCTGGGGCTGGCGGTCCCGATGGCCATCTCCGTGGCGGTCGGTCGCGCCGCGCGGGAAGGGGTGTTGGTCCGGTCGGCAAAGGCGTTCGAGCTGCTCCCGAAGATCCGGTCGATCTTCTTCGATAAGACCGGGACGTTGACCGAGGGGAGACCGGCATTCTTGGCGGTGCTCCTCGCGGAAAATTCCACTACGGGATCAGAACGGCTCTTTTCGATCAGTGCCCCTCTTGCCTTTTTCTCGGAACATCTCCTCGCAAAGGCGCTGTGCGCGGAAGCGGCCGCACGGGATCTCCGCCGCGTCTCGGTCGCCTCTTTCGAAAATCGCCCCGGCCTCGGCGTCTGCGGGGAGATCGAGGTCGAAGGGATCGATCAGAGGGTTTGGATGGGGAGCCGGCGATGGATGGAAGAAAATGGCCTGACGTTAGACGCCGGCCTTAATCGAGAGAGCAGCCGCGCGGCGTCGGAGGGAAAGAGCCTCGTCTTTTGCGGATGGAAGGGGAGGGTCCAAGGCGCTTTTCTCTTCTCGGATCGGCTCCGACCCGAGACGACGGAGGCGCTCTCGCTTCTACAGGCCGAACCGCTCTCCCTTCACCTTTTGAGCGGTGACCAGAGAGCCGTCGCCGAAGAGATCGGACGGCTTCTGCCGAGCCTCTCGATTTGCGCCGAGCGGCTTCCGGCGGAGAAGCGGGACGAGATCCGCCGTGCAAAGGGCGGGGGAGAGATCGTCGCGATGGTCGGCGATGGGATCAACGACGCGGCCGCCCTCGCCGAAGCCGATGTCGGCATCGCCGTCGGCTCCGGAAGCGATGTCGCCAAGGAGACGGCCGATGTCAGCTTGGTCCATACCGATCTTCGGAAGATCGCTTGGTTGATCTCCTTCTCGAAGCGGGCGTCCCGGATCATGCATCAAAACCTCTTCTGGGCCTTCTTCTACAACGGCATCGGCGTCGCCCTGGCGGCAATGGGCCTGCTCCGCCCCCTCCTCGCCGCCCTTGCCATGGTCTTCAGCAGTCTTCTGGTCATCGGCAACAGCCTCCGTTTGAAATCGTTTCCGCCGGCGCCTGAGACCTTGGAAGTGAAACGACCCGGTGCGTGCCCTCCTTTGGATTGA
- a CDS encoding ABC transporter permease has translation MSPITALKIAGRALSRNAMRSILTMLGMIIGVGAVITMVSVGQGAKEQVEAQIATIGSNMLLVFPGSTTQAGVRSGAGAMTTLTEEDSAAIEKELSAVRASAPSLRTTAQVISANQNWSTQVSGSTPNFFLIRDWHFESGSPFTPSDVTGANKVAVIGKTVATSLFGAQDPIGQIIRIRNVPFKVAGVLAPKGQSAQGQDQDDTIIIPITTLQKRIMGVNYIGIILVSANAPEETAVAQEQIRQLLRQRHRLQAGQEEDFSVRNMADIASAAESASKIMALLLGSIASVSLIVGGIGIMNIMLVSVTERTREIGIRMAVGARGRDILLQFLMEAIVLSFIGGLLGIGLGIGSSKLISSLVQWPTIVSPQSILLASAVSIAIGVFFGLYPARRAASLDPIEALRYE, from the coding sequence ATGAGTCCGATCACTGCGCTAAAAATTGCCGGGCGCGCCCTCTCCCGAAATGCGATGCGGTCAATTCTGACGATGCTTGGGATGATCATCGGGGTGGGCGCCGTGATCACGATGGTTTCTGTCGGACAGGGGGCGAAAGAGCAGGTGGAAGCTCAAATTGCGACGATCGGGTCGAACATGCTGTTGGTTTTTCCAGGCAGTACGACGCAGGCCGGCGTCCGTTCCGGTGCGGGCGCGATGACAACCTTAACGGAAGAAGACTCGGCGGCGATTGAGAAGGAGCTCTCCGCCGTCCGCGCCTCGGCCCCCTCGCTTCGAACGACCGCGCAGGTGATCAGCGCCAACCAGAACTGGTCGACCCAGGTCAGCGGAAGCACCCCGAATTTTTTTCTCATCCGGGATTGGCACTTCGAGTCGGGCAGCCCGTTTACACCATCCGACGTTACCGGAGCGAACAAAGTCGCGGTGATCGGAAAGACGGTCGCCACCAGCCTCTTCGGCGCGCAAGATCCGATTGGACAGATCATCCGAATCCGAAATGTCCCATTTAAGGTGGCCGGGGTCCTCGCGCCAAAGGGGCAGTCGGCCCAGGGACAGGATCAGGACGATACGATCATCATCCCGATCACCACGTTGCAGAAGCGGATCATGGGGGTGAACTATATCGGGATTATTCTGGTCTCGGCGAACGCTCCGGAGGAAACGGCGGTGGCGCAAGAGCAGATTCGTCAACTCCTTCGGCAGCGCCACCGTCTTCAGGCCGGACAAGAAGAAGACTTCTCCGTTCGAAACATGGCCGATATCGCCAGCGCCGCGGAGTCGGCTTCAAAAATTATGGCGCTGCTGTTGGGGAGCATCGCTTCGGTCTCATTGATCGTTGGCGGGATCGGAATCATGAACATCATGCTCGTCTCCGTTACGGAACGGACGCGCGAGATCGGCATCCGGATGGCGGTCGGCGCGCGCGGCCGCGACATCCTCCTTCAATTCTTGATGGAGGCGATCGTTCTCTCCTTCATCGGCGGCCTCCTCGGGATCGGGCTGGGGATCGGCAGCTCGAAGCTCATCTCCAGCCTCGTCCAGTGGCCGACGATCGTCTCTCCCCAGTCGATTCTTCTCGCCTCCGCGGTCTCGATCGCCATCGGCGTCTTCTTCGGACTCTACCCCGCTCGCCGCGCCGCCTCCCTCGATCCGATCGAAGCGCTTCGTTACGAATAA
- a CDS encoding efflux RND transporter periplasmic adaptor subunit gives MTPLQGWKKGFLLLGLLLVVGGGFAFFRDGKKEPEYRTVKVERGGITATVSATGKVNAVVTVQVGSQVSGRIQTLSADFNSRVKKGQVIAQIDPALFNAQVEQAKAKLANDEANVEKAGVVLADAKRSLLRMETLLSRNLISQSDKDTAQTAADSAAASLKAAETQVQQDRASLQLADANLRYTTIASPVDGIVISRNVDVGQTVAASLQAPTLFTIAQDLTEMQVDTSVDEADIGRVQIGQEAEFTVDAYPDTPFRGTVHDIYNQPLIVQNVVTYDAIIRVKNPDLKLKPGMTANVVVRVGYKEDVLKLPNAALRYRPEKASGPSVPVKGDKSKPTEVWVLKEGKEVAVPISLGLSDGASTELLSGDLKPGDLLVTEKIRKGGGSSGGGRPPSMRGF, from the coding sequence ATGACACCTTTGCAAGGTTGGAAAAAAGGGTTTCTGCTGCTCGGTCTTCTCCTCGTTGTGGGCGGCGGGTTTGCCTTCTTCCGGGATGGAAAAAAAGAGCCGGAGTATCGGACGGTGAAAGTCGAGCGCGGCGGGATTACCGCCACCGTCTCGGCCACCGGGAAGGTGAATGCGGTGGTGACGGTTCAGGTCGGAAGCCAAGTCTCCGGAAGGATTCAAACGCTCTCCGCCGACTTTAACTCCCGCGTCAAAAAAGGCCAGGTCATCGCCCAGATCGACCCGGCCCTCTTCAACGCGCAGGTCGAGCAGGCGAAGGCGAAGCTCGCCAACGACGAAGCGAACGTGGAGAAAGCCGGGGTGGTTCTGGCCGATGCGAAGCGAAGCCTGCTGCGGATGGAGACCCTCCTCTCCCGCAACCTGATCTCCCAGAGTGACAAGGATACGGCCCAGACCGCCGCCGATTCGGCGGCGGCGAGCCTGAAGGCGGCCGAAACACAGGTTCAACAGGACCGCGCGTCGCTGCAACTCGCCGATGCGAATCTTCGCTATACCACCATCGCATCCCCGGTCGATGGGATCGTCATCTCCCGCAACGTCGACGTCGGCCAGACGGTCGCCGCGTCGCTCCAGGCGCCGACCCTCTTCACCATCGCCCAGGATCTCACCGAGATGCAGGTCGATACCAGCGTCGATGAGGCCGACATCGGCCGGGTGCAGATCGGCCAAGAGGCGGAGTTCACCGTCGATGCCTATCCTGACACCCCCTTTCGCGGGACGGTGCATGATATTTATAATCAGCCGCTCATCGTCCAAAATGTCGTTACTTACGATGCGATTATTCGGGTGAAGAATCCCGATCTAAAGTTAAAGCCGGGGATGACCGCGAACGTCGTGGTCCGCGTCGGATACAAGGAGGATGTCTTGAAGTTGCCGAATGCCGCCCTGCGTTACCGGCCGGAGAAGGCGTCGGGTCCCTCTGTTCCGGTGAAGGGAGACAAATCGAAACCGACCGAGGTCTGGGTGCTGAAAGAAGGGAAAGAGGTGGCGGTGCCGATCAGCCTGGGGCTCAGCGACGGCGCCTCGACCGAACTCCTCTCCGGCGATCTCAAGCCGGGCGATTTGTTGGTAACCGAGAAGATCCGGAAGGGCGGCGGCTCCTCCGGAGGGGGGCGGCCCCCCTCGATGAGAGGATTCTAG
- a CDS encoding protease inhibitor I42 family protein, with protein sequence MAQQIQHELKKIQVKVGEPFKVRFWEDRTRGSRYVPTYDTAALKALSDEYERTRHVRTNDIGMHSFEFVATQPGNHIIEFECRYGWKFSAEDRLVYEIEVKAP encoded by the coding sequence ATGGCCCAGCAGATCCAGCACGAGCTAAAAAAAATTCAGGTCAAAGTCGGGGAGCCGTTTAAGGTCCGATTCTGGGAAGACCGGACGCGGGGAAGCCGGTATGTGCCGACATATGATACCGCCGCGCTGAAGGCTCTCAGCGATGAATATGAGCGAACCCGTCATGTCCGGACAAACGACATCGGAATGCATTCTTTCGAGTTCGTCGCGACCCAGCCCGGGAATCATATCATTGAATTTGAGTGTCGGTACGGTTGGAAGTTCTCTGCGGAGGACCGCCTGGTATATGAGATCGAGGTTAAAGCGCCCTGA
- a CDS encoding DUF374 domain-containing protein, with translation MPRTHSEKIVFFLVYFIARTFIQLYRWTCRVKVNGPLLDCLKEEQPVLLTWWHQDMLFNFYFLLSFAKRRKVVTIVSQSKDGALATYLIERCGFTVVRGSSSKGGKAALDRLTEQVVKEKAIGVIVCDGPRPPERVAKPGIVLLAWKSGAPIIKIRSWGTRQYLFRKSWCKLALVLPFSRVTVWSDLPLFIPQGSRGEALERYRCEVEQRLNEMAEISEHQNGDPSL, from the coding sequence TTGCCGAGAACCCATTCCGAGAAGATTGTTTTCTTTCTCGTCTATTTCATCGCCCGCACCTTTATCCAACTCTATCGCTGGACCTGTCGCGTCAAAGTGAACGGACCGCTTCTTGATTGTCTGAAAGAAGAGCAGCCGGTGCTCCTGACCTGGTGGCATCAAGACATGCTCTTTAATTTTTACTTTCTCCTCTCATTTGCAAAGCGCCGGAAGGTCGTGACCATTGTGAGCCAAAGCAAAGATGGGGCGCTCGCAACCTATTTGATCGAGCGGTGCGGTTTTACCGTCGTGCGGGGGTCGAGTTCGAAGGGGGGAAAAGCGGCGCTCGATCGTCTGACCGAGCAGGTGGTGAAGGAGAAGGCGATCGGGGTGATCGTATGCGATGGACCCCGTCCGCCGGAGCGTGTCGCCAAGCCGGGCATCGTTCTGCTCGCATGGAAGAGCGGTGCTCCGATCATCAAGATCCGGTCCTGGGGGACGCGGCAATATCTCTTTCGGAAGAGCTGGTGCAAATTGGCTTTGGTCCTGCCGTTCTCACGCGTAACAGTGTGGTCGGATCTGCCCCTCTTTATCCCGCAGGGGTCGAGGGGAGAGGCGCTGGAGCGATACCGGTGTGAAGTCGAACAGCGGCTCAACGAGATGGCGGAAATTTCGGAACATCAGAACGGGGATCCCTCTCTCTGA